Below is a window of Drosophila nasuta strain 15112-1781.00 chromosome X, ASM2355853v1, whole genome shotgun sequence DNA.
TTGCGACTGCTCGTCGCACACATCGTCTGCCTCGTGGAGAGCgcgttgcagcagctgcttgagatattgttgctgctgttgcagcgaTCGTTGCGGACTGTTGCCGCCGCAGCGTCgcgatgttgctgttgtggcagaGACGAGGCTGCTGCTGGCACTGCGTTGCACTTGCTTCGCCTTCGATTCGATGGTGTCGCGTCGCAGGTGCGCCAAACTTTGTGTGGCATGCACCAGGCGTGGATTGCGTGGCGATGTTGCTGTCACAGTTGTTGccgcttgctgttgctgttgttgctgttgctcctgctccaTTTGCTGTTGCCCCACGCGTTGCATGTGCGCCAAAAGCGCTGGCGATGGTTCGTCCAGCGTAAAGGAGCGCGAACGTTGCATTTGCTGCCCACTGGCTTCGggttgtggcagcaacagcgccgGACTTGTGCTGGAGCGCAGCATGCGTTTGTCCTGCCACAGCACTTGCAACGGCAACGCTTCGTTGTCCGTCTGACGCTCAAAGCGCATGATGCGACTCGTAATATTGTTCAGCTTGCGACGTGTGTGGCCAAGCTGCAACCGACTGGCATTGGCACTGGGACTCAGACTGAGACTGGGATTGGGTTCGAGTGGCGTTGGCGGATTCACGCAAATGCTGGGAATGCCACAGTTcgtgttgctgccacagttcttgttgctgccacagctgttgttgctgctattgctgctgccactcTTCAGCTGCAACGTTTGTGGCCTGCTCCGTGGCGTCTCAAGCAACGCATCCTGTTGTGTGCTGTCATAGATATAAGTTGGCGTCTGTTGCAAacgttgctgctgtggcaagaTGCGTTGCACGGTGCTCATGCTGctcgtgttgctgctgctgcttgtgtcGCACTGCGCCTGCTGCTTGTACTTGGCCTCCAGCTGCAAAGCGCGCTGCTTTAATTGCCACATTTGCTGACGTCTGTCCGCTGTCAtctaaaaaggaaaaaacagttgtttattttatgctcGAGTTGTTTTTGGGTGCCGCACCTCGatttatacaattaaatacGAATACTAATACTACTCACGAGTGGCGGCAAAATTGGCTGTCCATCGATGCGAAACTGTGACacgtattgttgttgttgcttcgcAAGAAATTTGCCTTCATCGCTTGCTTTATTTGCGGCACGCAACTGATCCATCGCCCaactaaaagtattttttcaatattatttttattgtgcaaTTTGTTAACTTCGGCACTTACCTCGCTTCGTTCTCCATATccataatttgaaattttgttctTGCCCCCAACACAAACCCAAATTCAAActcaaaataacaaaaccaaaaaactcaaaaaaaaaaacaatagcaaaagtctcgaaattgaaaagcaggcgatgttgttgttgtttgtcgtGTTGCTATGGCAACTATGCAACTGCGTTTGTTATGTGCGCTGTGCGCACAACACCAACTAATTAATAACactcacaaaaataaactaaacaaattgataataacaaaaattaagtgaaacttaaaaagttttgcggcactcgctttgcttttgccaagTGTTTTGTAAGCGACTGCCAActtgtttggttttttaaattcaatttgcattcgCACAGGTTTGCAGCTCTGGCGGTCTGCGCGCTCACCACTGCGCTCGGCTGAACAAGTTCAGAAAGTTGTTCAGGTGGACAGGTGAACTGGTTCGTAAGGCagttacatttaaattgtgtGACCATCaatggaaattgaattgataataagaaatttaattgGTGAtgaattaattagtttttctaagaaagaaatatatactaataaaattaatatggtGTATAATAAGCTCGAGGctattgaaaaatatgttaaGCGTATTAACAAGTTTTCAtaacatttgtttattgtgtaatttatacatttgttttttttttatattctgtttATGTACATTCTATCTAATTgacaataagtaaattttattgtaatttagaCATAGTTATGTTTAGTGAATAGCTTAATATTCCATTTATCTAGCAATACGTTTCGTAATCGATTATAAAGAAAtcgaaaataaagaatttcGTCAAACTaaaaagatatatttataaaactttaTTAGATATCATTAGCAGGTGTAACTCATGAACATTACAAAAgacattacattacattatttaaagacatgaaatttggcaaactTTCAGATTCATTCAAACATCATAGGGCTATCTAATTGCGATGGCGTTTTAAGtaataacattttgttttacttaactAAACATTGAAAACTACGGATAACTGCAGGCCTTATTAGTTGTTACTGCTCTCTAACTATCTGTATTGTTTATTagatttaattcaaaatattataataaaagtagttaaaagaaatcaacaacacatatttttttgacAATCAGCTACGCACTTTTTCGGGGACTTTTCAATGACAGCCAGTATGGCCTTATACTGGTCGTTAACAAATATCAATCAGttccaaaataatatactaaagcACAACGgttctttaatattaatagtccatttaaaaacaatttaaagaagGAAAACCTAAAGTTGGATATAGATTTTAATCAAAGAACCAAATTTATGTTCGATTCGTACAATTTTCCCACTAAAATAAGCCGTAACGTAATATAGTGAAATACTAACAGCAGAAAAGTAACgaaattatactaaaataccaaCAGTGTGGCAGTACAGTAGTCGAATGAAGCAAGTTCATGCTGCTACTGCCACACTGTGTGGCAATTGCGCAATTAGTGTGACCGCGCTGCCAACCAATTGAAGAGGGCTGCTGGCTCGCTGCCACACTGGTCAAGAACAgtcttcattttgttttcgttgcgcGCGGTTGTGCTTtgcctgtgtgtgtatgtatagagcagcatcagcagcagcagcgccgcCGGTCTGAGCGAGAGAGACTGACGCCCGTGTGCAGTTAGTAGTAGTTTTTTGGCATACAacatcaatttttttttgtcttattTTTACTTGGTTTCCAAccgttttttttcttgtgctctgtgtgtgtgtgagagaattgttgttgttgttcaaaaaaaatttgctgccacaaacaaatacatacGCCAAGTAAATGTagaaaaaattgcaatgctCTTcgaatcaataaaaaaaaaatcaaataagcGCAAAGCATCcaatttgtaaattgttgttgtatgaAAAGTTAATGCTAGAAAAACCGTTGCAAATGTAgcgtatgtgtttgtgtgtgagcgtgtgtctgtgtttgtgtttgagcGGGTACCGCGcccaaaaaaggaaaaaaattaagttaaacAACATAGCCAATTTACTATGAAACAAAATGAGCGCAAATTCAAgtgaacaacaacacagcagcagcagcagcaggaacaacaacaacgaaccgacgcagcgacgacgacgacgacgcgtAGGATGCCAGCATCAATTGCAAgaacaacggcagcagcgacaacaacaactggagcagcagcgaaagcgacaacaacaacaactacaataccTTCAAATAATTAAGCTTTAAACTTTACGTTTATTTGCTCAGTTGGCtgtacaacacacacacacataaatacacacaacTACAAACGCACTCAGAAAAAGAGTCAAAAACTGAGTCGGAGTCAAAAAGCCAAGACACGACAGCTTTGCGCAGTTTTCATGCTTTGCATATGTATGCAGCTGtctatgtgcgtgtgtgattgtgtgtgtgtctgttcaATACGTGCAAACACATAAAGCCACCGTtgcgactcaactcaactcgaactcgactcgaatcgagttgagttgagttacATGCTTAGTTCGAGTTGAGTGAGTTTGAGCTTCGtactctttcgctctcttgcTTACCTGGTCGTGACGCATTGGCTTaaatgtgtctgtgtgtgtctgcgtgttttgtttgtctctTTTTGGctgaaatgtgtgtgtgtgtatgagtttTAGACACACTTgctacagttgttgttgtttgctgttgctgcctgtgTTAGTTTGTTGCTCTTAGTTAGCTAATTAACTAATTGCACTAACAATACACAAAGGACACATTTTGTAGAGCTCTCTAAGGTAAGTTTACAACCCATTGCAacactcttttttttgtaattagaAAATTCATGCAcattctctctcttgctcgcTCTCGCATCTCTAACAAACAGCTTGGGTAgacatttttgttgtagttgttgttgttggtattggtTGGCTCAAAACGGGTTTTGCTAGAAAAAAAGTAGCAGCCGCTGTCAAATACGAAAATAACACACGCATACAATTgtagccacacacacacacatacaacctTAATTCGCGCTCATTGTGCTGATGTATgtctgtgcatgtgtgtgtgagtgtaaggTGGGGCTGGTGACTGCAGACTGACGACATCAGGCAGCAACAGTGATCTAGAGATCAGCGCTGTCAGCGTCGCTGCCTCGGCTCAATTtctattgtttgttgttgcttgttgctgttgtttatttattgtaaaaaacaacaacaaccacacacacacacacatttcaaGCTGATTTTCTTTTGCGCTCCTCCCCAACCCAACCATGCGGTCATcacagacgacgacgacgtcatcATCACTACTGCGCGCCCGTTACGCCCCAGCGACGCTTGCagctgacgctgacgctgacgttgacgtcgcagcagcagcgcccaAAAATTAGCCtagcatttgttttattgagGGTCACAAGCATAGCCtcaattatgtatgtacatatttatacatatcTTTACATTACTACAAATACATTCGCATTAAGAGTTGATCAAATTTTGGGGTTATGTCAACTGATCAAAGCGCGACTTataatgaattttttatttttagtatttttaaatttaataaaaaaattacaaaaatatgggtttacaataaattaattagttttcaatattttcaaatattttacaattaattgGTAgtccaaaatgaaaaacttaaaaatttggtataaaaaaaaatattgattggtataaaatatatttggtataaaagaaatatattggtAATTGAAAATACAATGTAAAGAtcagtttattaaatttttgtttaatacagttttgaattttttttggctaataatacaattttttttttttaatttatgagtACTAAAAAATTGCTCATATAGTTAAACATGTTTGTGTTGTCTACATCAGTATATCATAGTATATATatcattcataaatatttatgaattcaGAGTCTCAAGCGGCAAAcacgtttgttgttgttgttgttgctgttgattttgttgtatttgatGTGCTCAATTTTTTATGACATCATCATTGAAAAGACataaagagcaaaaaaaatgcgAGAGATTCATCAAGCGATGGTTTTGTTATACAGCTGTTATACCAAAGTTATGACAGTTTGTAGCTTAACTCTTAATGTATAAcatcatttttaattcaaattagaTTGTGGAtaatttttgtgaatttttgATTGGTCCAATTGAGCAAgctaatatataatatatatatattttttgttagaCTGGCTGAAATAATTACACTTGGCATTGGGTTAATTCTTCAGCTGATGATCGCTGTGCTTTGTGCTGTAAATTGAGTTTTATATATAGAGTGAAACATAAAAGTAATTGTGTAAGAATATATAAGTACACAAATATATCTTGAATTGACCGAGTTTCTTGAGAAATTATTACTTACTGCTGCCCTCATGGCACTTAATTATATTACGAGCCGACCTTCAATTGAAAGCGCGATAACACCACATGAAACCTCAATTTCAGATCTCCAATTAATGGTTAAACATATAAGAATATAGTGGCCATATAATTACaacagacaaagagagagagttctACGCATATTTGGCATACAATATTCATTTCAATGGTCATGgctcgtttattttttttattgtcatttgtTATTTGCCATTTGACATTCGACTTTTGACATTATTTTCATGACTGTATTTCCTGCCTTTGCTTTCATTTGGTTCCACAAAAAATCCATCATGTAAAGCTCTATACTCTATAATTTTAACTGACCTGCCATAAGCATTGAAACTTTCCATGCTGATCTTTTAGTTATCGATCGTCTTCGTTATGATCTTCATTAGTCATTCGACTTTTGACATTGTTGCCTTTATTTTCATGACTGTATTTCCTGCCTTTGCTTTAATTTGGTTTCACAAAAAATCAATCATGTAAAGCTCTATACTCTGTAATTTTAACTTTCCATGCTGATCTTTCAGTTATCGATCGTCTTCCTTATGATCTTTATTAGTCATAGCACTGCAATCGtttaaaagcaaacacaattcTATATTATATGATATCATCGATGTGCGATCTGCGATCTGCGAATTCTTCTTGATTTATGCTAATGTTGTTCTTCTGTGGCattcaaaaaaagaaaacgccccaaaaaataaatacaataacgcttgagtaaaaataaaaacgaaaaatgaaataaaaacaaattgtttcgTATACTTTAATTGAGCACAAATAAGTGTGTTTTctatgtttatgttttataacTAAAGCTAAGCTATTTGTAGCCGTCGTTTGGCGTATCTgtcagatacatttgtatctttcgTCTGGCATCTTTTGCTCTCCACGCTGCTTCtgaattttttggtttttttgttttttgccacAAACAAACAGCTGGCCGTCGTCGTCGATGATTGCGTCATTTTTTGCCGACTCTTCGGCCATCAAAACCGGCATtctctctacctctctctcATTCCATAGCTATTCTCATTCTCCTACGCTAAGAAACTGTCGTCGAAAAAGAGGCAAAGCAAAGAAGCAAACAGCACAAAATGCGTTCACTTTGAAATGACACacaaacgaaaacgaaaaaaaaaatgaacgtCCTGTGTGCCACCGTTTGaatgtttcttgttgttgttgtagttgttgttgtaatgaTGTCATTTCgcttacttttttgttgttgcatgctCGACACGCCTTAAGCAGCGTTGACCCCACACAAATCCTTTTGCCGGCCTAcataaaagagagagaaagagagagagagggagcaggaaaatcaataaaagtgGCAGCAATTTTGTGCCTTGGAGCAGGAAATATGCtcgacacacagacagacagacagacagacatacaaataaaataaacaaacaaacaaactgaaTAAGCTCATAAACAAATGCCAGGCCGGCGAATGAcatcaccaacaacaacaacattaacaacaacaacatcattcATTCGtgcaactttgtttttttttttattgaatttatttcgcTTTCCTTATCACTTTTGCTTTGAAagtgcaaaaggcaaaaaactaaaaaaagtagaaaaaaaaacacgttgCTCTAAATACACTTTACTTGTAGCagcaataaattgcaaatattttgttatttcaaaaAAGATTAGAAAATTGATTTCCATATTGTATTTACTGAACTTAATTCCCAAAAGTCTGAAATCAACACTCAATATTTTACGACATTTAATGAGCTAGAAATTTGTAGAAGACCTTCCATGAGTTTCTCATCCATAGCGAACTTATACTTATGATTAATATGACCATGTAAACGACCTTTGAGCGTgtagaaagagaaagagagagagcaagacagagagagagagatgtaaCAGTGTAAGATGCGTAGATAGAATTGTAAAAAGTGTTGATTGAGGAGGAggccataaaaaatattgtaacggcatatcaaatgaaattggAGATTGCAGAAATGTGCAGAAGGACATTACAAAATGGATCTAGTTaccaatttaaagttttttattaattgtatCTTTGGAAATGGGGAAACAAATTGTAGAAACGCTTTATAAGCTTAATCTAAACATAAAATcaattgctttgtttttttaatttaaaatttactgaAGGAAAATTTGTTAGAAGAGAAGGGCAATAAATGATAATACTGTCATATTTAtctattcataaatttatttatattacaaaaagtTTTTTTAAGAACTCTTTGTTTTAGAGCAAGagcaataaatgaaataatgccatcgggtcttagttgctttgccAGATCTGTTATATCTGTATGGTCTAGTTTGAATGTTGTATCCtttagatataccaaatgtagccctcggtatatttaaagttttttttggtatatcaatttggtatattcttagaaGGGTAGAACATATTTACTAGAGAGTccttaatatattttagtctTTTTGGtaattattttggtatatttaatgatAATGGGGATAGAGCtctaagtatatttttagtattttttcggtatgttaatttggtatatttttagaatatggatttattgaaaatacgtaaaatatatttcttaaaaagcTCTcagcatatttcagtattcttttcggtatgttaatttggtatatttttagaatatggttttattgaaaatgcgtAAAACGTATTTCTTGAAGAGCgcttagtatatttcagtattttttcggtatgttatttggtatatttgtagaatatggttttattgaaaatacgTAAAACATATTTCTTGAAGAGCgcttagtatatttcagtattttttcggtatgtcaatttggtatatttttagaatatgattttattgaaaatgtgtagaaCATATTTGTTAGAGAAAGAGCAATAAATGATGCTGCTATGAAATGTATCgatttccaaaaatatattttaaaaccaTATATTTCCTtttcaaaaaatgaaaattagcATTATCTTTCGCAGCATTTCGTGTTGTAATTTATGTGCTGTTAAAGAAACTATCCCTAAACATGAGTTTTGATCGCAATTAGGTTTTCGCTGGGGTATTTTTTAAGTGGAGCAACAGTTTTAACTGACGgcatgtaaaaaaaaaacgctttTGGGTTTGGCCCACGTTGTGgatgtttttgctgttgctgttgctgatgcggTGCTTGTTTACCTGGCTTGCTTCGTGGTTAGTTGTACGACGACCTCAGTCAGCTaggaggcagcaacaacaacaacaacaacaacggcgacaacaacggtaatggcaacaacagcaacatttgcGGTGCGTTGGTTGCGGCTTTAGTGGTTGCCCCCTTTGGTtgttaatgtttgtttttgttttctatgtCGGTTTTGCtttgtctatgtgtgtgtgtgtttgtgtgtttgttttttcgcatgttttattatcatttgCGGCCACTTATTACCGTTGCGCTGCCGGCGTCGAGTGCATTGCACTTTCAAGTGCTgtgctgagctgagctgctgGCGGCTTCGCTTGCAACTCACTAAATCTCACTAACCATTCATGTGGCACAGTTGCACAcactcaacaacaaaaagagaaaaacgaATTTGCATTCGCTGCATGCcgcttcttcgtcttcttcttctgtcttCTCATTCACTGCCCATTTGTTTCGGTCTTATTTTCATGCCCAGCAATTGCCACTTGCCTCTTGCCACTTGCCCACTTGTCAATTGGGTTAAAACGTGGCCAACTTTCGTTGCTTCACGAAGTTGAGAAAGAGTTTGCCGGTTCCCTTTGtatatttagcatttaaatcatatgtaaatcaaatttattttaattctaattgcTGCAAACTTATATTTacgaaaaagtgaaaaaggaataataaaatttgtattaaaatataatactacagAAAATTATTTCTTACCTAATATACTTTACAGGTTTTGTAATAAACTTCttactttatatttaagaTAAAGTTCATTGCTTTTTTGTAGTCCACTTAAAATGATTTAGAGAAGAAAGCACTAGTTGTCAAATCTTCAAAGAATTTagatattaatataaaagaagcacaattttcaaaaaattcagatataaaaataattaaaaaagcaCAAGttgttaaatattcaaatatttcagaaattaattaatatgtaaaaaaaagaaaaagaaataaaatattcacgTTCTCATATAACAAATCTGTAAGATACAATAGTATCTATGAGATGCAACTGTAATGACTCAATAATTTTGCTTAGTGCTTCACCTTCGTCATTCTCTGTTTATTATTACTCAAAACTGCATTTGTCAGCAGAAAGCCAACAGCAAGAGAGAGCAtgagacagagcgagagatggagagagagaagccGTCAACTTATCACTTATAATGGGTGTGTCcgatcacacacacaaagataCACCAACACCTATTTAGATacagctacaactacagctAGAGAGCTACAGTCACCGAAGAGATCAAAAATGATTATTGAGCTAAGCTTTCTGagctctctttctttctctctttctcacacGTTTTCTGCCCCCACGAATTCTacagaaataaaagcaataaaagctaaaaataacaaaaaacgaaaaaagattGAGCTTATTGAGAACGTGTTAAACCCTCTTGGGCAGCTGTTCATTTTTGGCACGCTTGCGAGCCAAACAAAGCTGAAAgctgaaagcaaaaaaagctttcaatttttaaagcGCGGGCGTTGTATATAATGGAAGTGATGGAAGctttaaagaaaatgaaaaatatgtgAGTTGGGGGAAAGAAACCTGAGACAAAGGGATCAAACTGAATTAAGCTGGCATTATTATTGAGTGTTTTGGAAAggtcttaaatattttacctTAAAGAAAGTATATCAAATgaattcaatattgaatttcactttatttcataattcaataaatattcttatttagttaaaaacaaaatatttatatttgctacaaaatatttaacataaaagaaacaaaaattcagaaaaatattatattattgagATAAAAATGTTAGAAGTTTTTTAAGTAATAcctttgtatggcaaaaaaaaaaacgcttaATGCAATGTTCTTTGCTGCcttagctgacaatctgagAAGtttagtactctatggtatatttagaatgtatatacatatatcaatataccaaatatagcgtttggtatattttggtatttttgcaatataccgaaatatgccaaatacgCATATTATAccaatatgccaaataaagCCTTccgtatattttagtattttgcggtatatttttcagtatatttatagaatatggTTTCAATGGAgatgggtatcgggtatcaTATTATACCAATATGTAAAGTAAATCgtgtagtatattttagtattttgctgtatattttttagtatatttatagaatatggTTTCATtggtatcgggtatctcacagtcgactatacttctcacttgttttttttattgaatttgacACTTTATGTGGAGTAAGGTCAGTCAAACATTAATCCAAATTTATGCTcatcaaattacaaaaaaatattgccaATTAAACAACTGAAAACATTTGTTAAATGAATACACACAGAAGTCGAAGTGAATCGcatcataatttatatttatgtggtTTCTAGACAGGAAATCTAGTTGGCTTAGATATTACTGAACCCTTCTCCCCCCGCTCTGACCTTGTGCTAGAAGCGTTGATCTGGTCTTGAAAACGTTTTCTCGTTATATCAAAagcgtttttattatttcttttttaaccTCAAACTTCCGTTTTGTGGgtaaaaaaaaggcaaaatgtGATACGTTGCACAGTTGTcaatatcatcatcatcatcatcatcatcatctatATCATCATGATTGACTAATATCGCTGCTGTTGGCCGCTTTTGCGTCTTCCGCTCGCTCGCTGTTTGGCTTGGCGTCAGTTCATAAATTGCATTATGGTTTCACAGTGCATTGAACTCTGTGTCGCtcttctgtctctctctgaaTGTGGTCCGGAAACCCAACGAGCGAAACCTCCTCATCATCACAGTTTTCCCCACAGAGCCAACCCAGAGGGgaggttgctgctgttgttgttgctgctgctgttgctgctgatgtcaGTCTGCAGCCATTTGGCAAATTTAGTTAAAAGCCTGCCGCAGTCCACAAGGTGACTAATTTGCATATGCACACGCATGTATGAAGAGACAGACCTTTATACCATATAcaatttatagtattttatgtgGGTCTCTCTGTCTGAGTCACATTTTGGGCAGCCAATGCCATTCGAATCTATATCGTATGCAATGCAATCATATTTCGCTTTATTCAATGCATATTGTGTGCAATTGAGGCATAAACATTAAAGCGAAATATCAGTTGAGTAATACGTTCAATACGTGTTCATA
It encodes the following:
- the LOC132796098 gene encoding PH domain-containing protein DDB_G0275795 isoform X3, whose product is MDMENEASWAMDQLRAANKASDEGKFLAKQQQQYVSQFRIDGQPILPPLMTADRRQQMWQLKQRALQLEAKYKQQAQCDTSSSSNTSSMSTVQRILPQQQRLQQTPTYIYDSTQQDALLETPRSRPQTLQLKSGSSNSSNNSCGSNKNCGSNTNCGIPSICVNPPTPLEPNPSLSLSPSANASRLQLGHTRRKLNNITSRIMRFERQTDNEALPLQVLWQDKRMLRSSTSPALLLPQPEASGQQMQRSRSFTLDEPSPALLAHMQRVGQQQMEQEQQQQQQQQAATTVTATSPRNPRLVHATQSLAHLRRDTIESKAKQVQRSASSSLVSATTATSRRCGGNSPQRSLQQQQQYLKQLLQRALHEADDVCDEQSQQERKHLTLAKRQMFKDIKLAHRDRFQQLVQYQHEEQRRMQAEFDRQQKFLIEQICADINVAVYANASTSPQAATTAASSLAAPTSSASACTSTADLSPNCTSTARKRLFDGADTESDVPSEMLPLDSVATTKSQPTANHNNSNNNSSNSSVSNKSKLKKSQQLQQQRKLSSPVPKTPPARRVINKTTTSSVGRTKPQQQQQTTTTSLSKTRRAASPSRQSRFVAKK
- the LOC132796098 gene encoding PH domain-containing protein DDB_G0275795 isoform X1, which produces MDMENEASWAMDQLRAANKASDEGKFLAKQQQQYVSQFRIDGQPILPPLMTADRRQQMWQLKQRALQLEAKYKQQAQCDTSSSSNTSSMSTVQRILPQQQRLQQTPTYIYDSTQQDALLETPRSRPQTLQLKSGSSNSSNNSCGSNKNCGSNTNCGIPSICVNPPTPLEPNPSLSLSPSANASRLQLGHTRRKLNNITSRIMRFERQTDNEALPLQVLWQDKRMLRSSTSPALLLPQPEASGQQMQRSRSFTLDEPSPALLAHMQRVGQQQMEQEQQQQQQQQAATTVTATSPRNPRLVHATQSLAHLRRDTIESKAKQVQRSASSSLVSATTATSRRCGGNSPQRSLQQQQQYLKQLLQRALHEADDVCDEQSQQERKHLTLAKRQMFKDIKLAHRDRFQQLVQYQHEEQRRMQAEFDRQQKFLIEQICADINVAVYANASTSPQAATTAASSLAAPTSSASACTSTADLSPNCTSTARKRLFDGADTESDVPSEMLPLDSVATTKSQPTANHNNSNNNSSNSSVSNKSKLKKSQQLQQQRKLSSPVPKTPPARRVINKTTTSSVGRTKPQQQQQTTTTSLSKTRRAASPSRQSLPTAASQQRREEAATLLCAVTRGFLVRRLFRTEQVQRIVQTIRDTLIFVLNLHMETTIGGIDQEEPANIRLKARLLQQLCSASRTLHLIFFQTSIKERMEIIARDRKRIKTKLMALHVKQRH
- the LOC132796098 gene encoding uncharacterized protein LOC132796098 isoform X2 gives rise to the protein MDMENEASWAMDQLRAANKASDEGKFLAKQQQQYVSQFRIDGQPILPPLMTADRRQQMWQLKQRALQLEAKYKQQAQCDTSSSSNTSSMSTVQRILPQQQRLQQTPTYIYDSTQQDALLETPRSRPQTLQLKSGSSNSSNNSCGSNKNCGSNTNCGIPSICVNPPTPLEPNPSLSLSPSANASRLQLGHTRRKLNNITSRIMRFERQTDNEALPLQVLWQDKRMLRSSTSPALLLPQPEASGQQMQRSRSFTLDEPSPALLAHMQRVGQQQMEQEQQQQQQQQAATTVTATSPRNPRLVHATQSLAHLRRDTIESKAKQVQRSASSSLVSATTATSRRCGGNSPQRSLQQQQQYLKQLLQRALHEADDVCDEQSQQERKHLTLAKRQMFKDIKLAHRDRFQQLVQYQHEEQRRMQAEFDRQQKFLIEQICADINVAVYANASTSPQAATTAASSLAAPTSSASACTSTADLSPNCTSTARKRLFDGADTESDVPSEMLPLDSVATTKSQPTANHNNSNNNSSNSSVSNKSKLKKSQQLQQQRKLSSPVPKTPPARRVINKTTTSSVGRTKPQQQQQTTTTSLSKTRRAASPSRQSQRFVAKK